The following are from one region of the Carnobacterium gallinarum DSM 4847 genome:
- a CDS encoding ABC transporter substrate-binding protein encodes MKKSLIAMSLLTMSLVVFSACGKSESSANGAKSVDYQTAERVKDGELKVYAPKGKNTEWLESTLERYNKEYDTKLTLKTTDVAPPAITQKLTPLLVGNEILPELVIVQDSDITGVLDKFPDSFMNLTKAKFEDKYGKTIISSKLNGLKETAPNKDLFGIPQDLGMVMMFYREDLFKEAGVDIATVKDWDQLIDAGKKIKEKTGVDLVALDANGENSLISHIMQQQDKPLIDKDGNLNLATKEAKNAIKIVDKMIDAKIVSYYSSDKDRYPTFQKAAVIIEGTWLAGNMANNYPDDKDKWKVSQIVDYSADEQGLNPVSGGSAWYIGENAKNKTAAAQFMDFAISDEATQNDIIARGSASAVTKAYEGEAANTGFDFYGGQKIYEPILEAGNNAVSLAYYPYAGDAVNYLKMAVYDYWNGAKLEDSLAKQADLMAQKYSIEVNK; translated from the coding sequence ATGAAAAAAAGTTTAATTGCAATGAGTTTGTTGACAATGAGTTTAGTTGTTTTTTCAGCTTGTGGAAAAAGTGAAAGTAGCGCAAATGGAGCTAAGTCTGTTGACTATCAAACGGCCGAACGAGTGAAAGACGGCGAGCTAAAGGTGTACGCACCAAAAGGCAAAAATACAGAGTGGCTTGAAAGTACGCTTGAACGTTACAACAAAGAATACGATACAAAATTAACCTTAAAGACAACCGATGTCGCACCACCAGCAATTACCCAAAAATTAACGCCACTTTTAGTTGGCAACGAAATCCTACCTGAGTTAGTCATAGTGCAAGATAGCGATATCACAGGAGTGTTAGATAAATTTCCAGATTCATTTATGAATTTAACAAAAGCAAAATTTGAAGATAAATATGGAAAGACTATCATTTCATCTAAGTTAAATGGGTTAAAAGAAACAGCACCTAATAAAGATTTGTTTGGAATCCCACAAGATTTAGGCATGGTCATGATGTTTTATCGTGAAGATTTATTTAAAGAAGCTGGTGTAGACATTGCTACCGTGAAAGATTGGGATCAATTAATTGACGCTGGTAAAAAAATCAAAGAAAAAACGGGAGTCGATTTAGTGGCCTTAGATGCAAATGGTGAAAATAGTTTGATTTCACATATTATGCAGCAACAAGATAAACCCTTAATTGATAAGGATGGTAACCTTAATTTAGCGACAAAAGAAGCAAAAAATGCAATCAAAATTGTTGATAAAATGATTGATGCTAAAATTGTGTCTTACTATTCAAGTGATAAAGATCGCTACCCAACCTTCCAAAAGGCAGCTGTAATTATTGAAGGAACTTGGCTAGCGGGAAATATGGCGAATAACTATCCAGATGATAAAGATAAATGGAAAGTTAGCCAGATTGTTGATTATTCTGCAGATGAACAAGGATTGAATCCAGTCAGTGGTGGATCAGCTTGGTATATTGGTGAAAATGCTAAAAATAAAACGGCAGCAGCACAATTTATGGACTTTGCTATCTCAGATGAAGCGACTCAAAATGATATTATTGCTCGGGGGAGTGCTTCAGCAGTGACAAAAGCGTATGAAGGCGAGGCTGCAAACACAGGCTTTGATTTTTATGGCGGTCAAAAAATTTATGAACCGATTCTTGAAGCTGGGAATAATGCAGTTAGCTTAGCTTATTATCCTTATGCAGGAGATGCAGTAAACTATTTAAAAATGGCTGTTTATGATTATTGGAATGGTGCAAAATTAGAGGATTCCCTAGCGAAACAAGCCGATTTAATGGCACAAAAATATTCAATTGAAGTCAATAAATAA
- a CDS encoding carbohydrate ABC transporter permease, whose amino-acid sequence MHKKNRRKNGIVYLMLAIGVVIFIVPYIYMMIASTQNNAMILSNTINLKFGSHLMENMNYLLENYQYVRVIFNSLFVTIIGTLVSTFVTTLAGYTLAKYRFMANRAFFMVIMLSRMIPGFAILIPTFMIFSRLGLTNTYGGIILPAVASANAVFIMKQYADSFPIELIEAARIDGAGEFRIFYQIALPLLKPNIITSGLLIFMGYWNSYLFPLVMTSDTEMYTVPLVIRNITQASQDDLNYGAMMAVLATSVIPVLALYTWVQSKFKSTDVDKGIK is encoded by the coding sequence ATGCATAAAAAAAATAGAAGAAAAAATGGAATAGTTTATCTCATGTTAGCTATTGGTGTTGTTATTTTTATTGTTCCTTATATTTACATGATGATTGCTTCAACTCAAAATAATGCCATGATTTTAAGTAATACGATTAACCTTAAGTTCGGTTCCCATTTAATGGAAAACATGAACTACTTGTTAGAAAATTATCAATATGTACGAGTGATTTTTAATAGTTTATTTGTAACAATTATAGGAACGCTCGTTTCAACGTTTGTTACGACACTAGCTGGCTACACATTAGCGAAGTATCGTTTTATGGCAAATCGCGCTTTTTTTATGGTAATTATGCTGTCACGGATGATTCCTGGATTTGCTATTTTGATTCCAACATTTATGATTTTTAGTCGGCTAGGCTTAACCAATACTTATGGTGGGATTATTTTACCAGCAGTCGCTTCAGCAAATGCAGTCTTTATTATGAAGCAATATGCGGACAGTTTTCCAATTGAGCTAATTGAAGCAGCTCGTATTGATGGTGCTGGCGAGTTTCGGATTTTTTATCAGATTGCTTTGCCCTTACTGAAACCAAATATTATTACATCAGGTTTACTCATTTTTATGGGCTACTGGAATTCTTATTTATTCCCGCTAGTAATGACTTCGGATACAGAGATGTACACCGTTCCTTTGGTCATTCGCAATATTACCCAAGCCTCACAAGACGATCTAAATTATGGAGCGATGATGGCAGTCTTGGCAACTTCTGTTATCCCCGTTTTAGCGCTCTATACATGGGTTCAAAGCAAATTCAAATCGACAGATGTAGATAAGGGAATTAAATAA
- a CDS encoding DUF5105 domain-containing protein: MKKKNLLALIVLLVVVMSGCGGKAMSNKDKEVGTSKNKIAEISIENGTYVIPFTEDGEGGSDTYIALDVKVKNIGKEQQYLSTDSFALFEKGEDQKITPDVGYRTGIENFDGGKLSAGKNLNGTILFNIDSDKEYTLSYSPSSISEDSKNDIEVAIDLSKYEGTKKQLDEPKKALDAYIDVVLLNKENADYDKYVSTDSDVAKETVKKAFTKNFKNNTVYSYKPTDEELTTFFNKFQEIEAKRATYKTNVIGNVGKKALVEMTMKGLSNEAINEIFGEYKDEYIDQSDTYDSEKSEQYALTKYTEILEKSDLGEPRNDLKIVLTKKDDKWDVSLKSNMDGTNEYLLRAFIGGVE, from the coding sequence ATGAAAAAAAAGAATTTGTTAGCATTAATTGTGTTGTTAGTAGTAGTAATGTCTGGTTGCGGTGGAAAAGCAATGAGTAATAAGGATAAGGAAGTTGGAACTTCTAAAAATAAAATTGCAGAAATTAGCATTGAAAATGGAACGTATGTAATTCCTTTTACTGAAGATGGTGAAGGCGGATCGGATACTTATATCGCGTTGGATGTAAAAGTTAAAAATATCGGAAAAGAACAACAGTATCTATCAACTGATAGTTTTGCATTATTTGAAAAAGGCGAAGATCAAAAAATAACACCTGACGTGGGCTATCGTACAGGGATTGAAAACTTTGATGGCGGAAAACTTTCTGCTGGAAAAAACTTAAATGGAACAATTTTGTTTAATATAGATTCAGATAAAGAATACACATTAAGTTATTCGCCTTCTTCGATTTCTGAAGACAGTAAAAATGATATTGAAGTAGCGATTGATTTAAGTAAATATGAAGGAACTAAAAAACAATTAGATGAACCAAAAAAAGCTTTAGATGCTTATATTGATGTTGTTTTATTGAATAAAGAAAATGCAGACTATGATAAATATGTTTCTACAGATAGTGATGTAGCAAAAGAAACAGTAAAAAAAGCTTTTACTAAAAATTTTAAAAATAACACAGTGTATAGTTACAAACCAACAGATGAAGAATTAACTACTTTTTTCAATAAATTCCAAGAAATAGAAGCGAAAAGAGCGACCTATAAAACTAATGTCATCGGAAATGTTGGAAAGAAAGCATTAGTTGAAATGACGATGAAAGGCCTATCTAACGAGGCAATTAATGAGATTTTTGGTGAATATAAAGACGAGTATATTGATCAGTCAGACACGTATGATTCTGAAAAATCAGAACAATATGCACTAACTAAATATACAGAAATTCTTGAAAAATCCGACCTTGGAGAGCCAAGAAATGATTTGAAAATTGTTTTAACTAAAAAAGATGATAAATGGGACGTGAGTCTGAAGTCTAATATGGATGGAACAAATGAGTATCTTTTAAGAGCCTTCATCGGAGGAGTAGAATAA
- a CDS encoding carbohydrate ABC transporter permease, which yields MKAKSKGIPYLFMVPFMFFFIITVLLPILISLAFSFMEIRGNSFRFIGGANFSALFKDPMFLKSYVNVLILMVGTIPFIIFFALFFAVLLNNPSIKGKGFFRTVYYLPAITSLVAVASVFMTFFNPVGLFNSIITLFGGDPIPWLSNPFWGRMAMFIVIIWQNVGYYTILFLGGLQNISSEIYESADIDGASSTVKFFNITVPMLKPVILLSTVLATINGLNTFEIPNILYGNTFGPNGIAVTVGVNLYKTSFEMIDFGKASAIAWSMVLVSTILSVVQFKVGKKNA from the coding sequence ATGAAAGCTAAATCAAAAGGTATTCCTTATTTATTTATGGTACCGTTTATGTTTTTCTTCATTATTACAGTTCTTTTACCGATTTTAATTTCTTTAGCCTTTAGCTTTATGGAAATTCGAGGCAATAGTTTTCGTTTTATAGGCGGAGCTAATTTTAGTGCTTTATTCAAGGATCCAATGTTTTTAAAATCCTATGTTAACGTCTTGATTTTAATGGTTGGAACAATCCCTTTTATTATCTTTTTTGCGCTATTTTTTGCAGTTCTGCTAAACAATCCATCTATTAAAGGAAAAGGTTTTTTTAGAACAGTCTACTATTTACCAGCAATTACTTCGCTAGTTGCAGTCGCTTCAGTTTTTATGACGTTTTTTAATCCAGTTGGGTTATTTAATTCTATTATTACGTTATTTGGCGGCGATCCAATTCCTTGGTTATCAAATCCTTTCTGGGGAAGAATGGCGATGTTTATCGTCATTATTTGGCAAAATGTAGGATATTATACAATTCTATTTTTAGGGGGATTGCAAAATATTTCCAGTGAAATCTATGAAAGTGCAGATATTGACGGTGCTTCATCAACTGTAAAATTTTTTAATATTACAGTTCCTATGTTAAAACCCGTTATTTTATTAAGTACAGTTTTAGCAACGATTAATGGTTTGAATACATTTGAAATTCCGAATATTTTATATGGAAATACCTTTGGACCAAATGGAATTGCGGTTACTGTAGGAGTGAACTTGTATAAAACAAGTTTTGAGATGATTGACTTTGGGAAAGCTTCAGCGATTGCTTGGAGTATGGTGTTAGTGTCAACGATTCTATCAGTTGTTCAATTTAAGGTGGGGAAGAAGAATGCATAA